The sequence below is a genomic window from Tenacibaculum tangerinum.
TAGGTATCGAGCCAGAAGCTCGTTTGGTAAGTTATGCAGCAGCTGGTGTACCACCTCGCATTATGGGAATTGGTCCTGTTGCAGCCATTCCAAAAGCCTTAAAACAAGCAGGTTTACAACAAAGTGACATTGAATTAATTGAATTAAACGAAGCATTTGCTTCACAATCATTAGCCGTTATTCGTGAGCTAGACTTAAACTCGGATATCATTAATGTAAATGGTGGAGCAATTGCTTTAGGTCATCCATTAGGATGCACCGGAGCGAAATTATCGGTTCAGTTATTCGATGAAATGCGTAAGCGTGAAATGAAAAACAAATACGGAATGGTAACCATGTGTGTAGGAACAGGGCAAGGTGCCGCAGGTATTTTTGAATTTCTTAGCTAGTAAGAGTAAAGAGCATAGAGAAAAGAGAATAGATTTTTAATGAACACTAGCAAAAGACATAATTATAAAAATTTAAAGATTTGGCAACTAGGATTAGAAATTGCAAATGACATTTCTGATGTATTAGTAGAGTTGCCAAAACATGAACGTTATTATTTGTCTTCTCAAATGAGTAGGTGTTCTGTTTCTATGCCTAGTAATATTGCGGAAGGTTCAGCAAATACCAATAAATCATTTAGCAACTATTTAAATATTGCTTTAGGTTCTTCTTTTGAACTAGGCACACAATTACTAGTTGCTTTCCATAGAAAATATATTAACCAAGAAACATTAACAATACTTGAAGAAAAAATAGAAGAATTTCAAAGAATGACAATGAGTTTTCAAAATACTCTTACCTAGTCTTTTTTCTATTCTCTATTTTCTCTTTTCTTAAAACTAATAAAGATGTCAGAATTAACAAAAGATATTTTACGCGGAGGGCAGTTCCTAGTAAAAGAAACAAAATGCGAAGATATATTTACTCCTGAAGATTTTTCAGAAGAGCAAACCATGATGCGTGATGCGGTTAAAGAGTTTAACGACCGTGAAGTAATTCCTTACAAAGATCGCTTCGAAAAAAGGGACTTTGCACTTACTGAAGAAACCATGCGCAAAGCTGGTGAATTAGGATTCTTAGGTGTGGCTGTTCCTGAAGCTTATGGCGGATTAGGAATGGGCTTCGTTT
It includes:
- a CDS encoding four helix bundle protein, with product MNTSKRHNYKNLKIWQLGLEIANDISDVLVELPKHERYYLSSQMSRCSVSMPSNIAEGSANTNKSFSNYLNIALGSSFELGTQLLVAFHRKYINQETLTILEEKIEEFQRMTMSFQNTLT